The Toxorhynchites rutilus septentrionalis strain SRP chromosome 3, ASM2978413v1, whole genome shotgun sequence genome includes a region encoding these proteins:
- the LOC129774396 gene encoding histone H4: protein MTGRGKGGKGLGKGGAKRHRKVLRDNIQGITKPAIRRLARRGGVKRISGLIYEETRGVLKVFLENVIRDAVTYTEHAKRKTVTAMDVVYALKRQGRTLYGFGG, encoded by the coding sequence ATGACTGGACGCGGCAAGGGAGGCAAAGGACTCGGTAAAGGAGGAGCAAAGCGTCATCGCAAGGTACTGCGTGACAACATCCAGGGTATCACgaaacccgctatccgtcgtctAGCCCGCCGTGGGGGCGTCAAACGTATCTCTGGTCTGATTTACGAAGAAACCCGAGGAGTGCTGAAGGTATTCCTGGAGAATGTTATTCGTGACGCTGTCACCTACACCGAACATGCCAAGCGTAAAACAGTGACTGCTATGGATGTCGTATACGCGCTGAAACGTCAGGGACGTACCCTATACGGGTTTGGAGGTTAA
- the LOC129779599 gene encoding histone H1B-like → MSDNNAATEAVGESPLAAPAVGSEKSPKKAGGKSAAAAAAAKKPKKPANHPPVNEMIVAAIRTLKERNGSSLQAIKKYLAGNYKADVAKLTPFIKKALKNGVVKGLFVQTKGTGASGSFKIPPKAKKESTGEKKSGSSAKKAPAAAKKGTASGDKKSKKAAAEKKPKKATAAAGKKKAAAATGEKNTATAAKKPKAAAAAAAVKKVVASEKKTKAASAKAAKKTGSVKKAAATAPKQKPTKPSKTAAQKPKTPKPKKAAAAPKKATAAKK, encoded by the coding sequence ATGTCGGACAATAACGCAGCTACCGAGGCAGTCGGCGAGAGCCCGTTGGCGGCACCAGCCGTGGGCAGTGAGAAATCGCCGAAAAAGGCAGGCGGCAAATCagcggcggcagcagcagcagcgaagaAGCCGAAAAAGCCCGCCAACCATCCACCGGTTAACGAGATGATAGTGGCCGCCATCAGGACGCTGAAGGAGCGCAACGGTTCATCgctgcaggccatcaagaaatACCTGGCCGGCAACTACAAGGCGGATGTGGCGAAGCTAACTCCGTTCATCAAGAAAGCGCTGAAGAACGGTGTCGTCAAGGGCCTGTTTGTGCAAACGAAGGGCACTGGTGCGTCGGGCTCGTTCAAGATCCCCCCAAAGGCCAAAAAGGAGTCCACCGGGGAGAAGAAGAGTGGCTCGTCGGCTAAGAAAGCACCAGCAGCAGCGAAAAAGGGTACCGCTTCCGGGGATAAGAAATCCAAGAAGGCAGCCGCCGAGAAGAAGCCGAAAAAGGCTACCGCTGCTGCTGGCAAGAAGAAAGCTGCCGCTGCTACCGGGGAGAAAAATACAGCAACCGCAGCCAAAAAACCgaaagctgctgctgctgctgctgctgtgaagAAGGTGGTGGCCAGCGAGAAGAAAACCAAGGCAGCGAGTGCCAAGGCTGCCAAGAAGACCGGCAGTGTgaagaaagctgctgctacCGCCCCGAAGCAAAAGCCAACGAAACCCTCGAAAACCGCCGCACAGAAACCGAAAACGCCAAAGCCAAAGAAAGCAGCAGCAGCTCCgaaaaaagctaccgctgccaaaaagtga